A part of Astatotilapia calliptera chromosome 15, fAstCal1.2, whole genome shotgun sequence genomic DNA contains:
- the rmdn3 gene encoding regulator of microtubule dynamics protein 3 isoform X1 translates to MSVPLGRNGLVGLAVGATAGLGLIAFLVYRQISRRRSQSLVLETRPAARLFIGEDGGALLGDTLDAQEMEAQQQALAAVEAVVQGLSPEQQLELRNQLDQVLNCVASLRSEVAELRGGLQDIAWQIIQDVKKGVEDSQRVRRRRHAVHRERADSSSSTYFTASQGMASTCGETSEGGYSTAYAESDYTDRDTDREEGEQEPEQESEDEDRSCATVLTLRQDVSQEEELEERGLEDEEEEELMSEVPSGELALLLAQSDILHTGDASLKAEGFRLLMDNRAEYGDSREFLWRLARAYRDMYDSTEDKQEKKTYAQQGRDEAELALKKNGLNAECHKWFAMLAGLTSQHESMHSKLKSSCILKEHLDRALALRDDDPMCFYLLGRWCYQVATLDWLEKKAAAAHYQSTPTSTLHDALESFLKAEELSPGISKTVRLYIAKCHKELGNISEATNWAELALKMPRNTENDQETCELEAELQDLTARNS, encoded by the exons ATGAGCGTGCCGCTCGGGAGGAACGGGTTAGTCGGGCTGGCTGTCGGGGCCACGGCCGGTTTGGGCTTGATTGCCTTTTTAGTTTACAGGCagatcagcaggaggaggtcCCAGAGCCTTGTGCTGGAGACACGGCCAGCGGCCCGGCTATTCATCGGGGAGGATGGAGGAGCGCTGCTGGGGGACACACTGGATGCCCAGG AGATGGAGGCCCAGCAGCAGGCTCTGGCAGCAGTGGAGGCTGTGGTTCAGGGACTTTCCCCAGAACAGCAACTGGAGCTGAGAAACCAGCTGGACCAAGTGCTAAACTGCGTGGCGTCTCTACGTTCAGAGGTAGCTGAGCTCAGGGGAGGTCTACAGGACATTGCCTGGCAGATCATTCAGGATGTCAA AAAGGGAGTGGAGGACAGCCAGCGTGTACGGCGGCGGCGTCATGCGGTCCACAGAGAGCGTGCCGACTCGTCCAGCTCTACCTACTTCACTGCCAGCCAGGGCATGGCCAGCACCTGTGGAGAGACCAGTGAAGGGGG GTACTCCACGGCCTATGCCGAATCAGACTACACTGATCGTGACACGGACAGAGAGGAGGGTGAGCAGGAGCCTGAGCAAGAGTCTGAGGATGAGGACAGGAGCTGTGCCACAGTCCTTACCCTCCGCCAGGATGTCTCCCAAGAGGAAGAGCTTGAAGAGAGGGGGctggaagatgaggaggaggaggagctaatGAGCGAGGTTCCCAGTGGGGAGCTGGCTCTCCTCCTGGCTCAGAGTGACATCCTCCACACAGGAGATGCCAGTTTAAAAGCAGAAGGCTTTCGACTACTAATGGACAACAGAGCAGAA TATGGAGACAGCAGGGAGTTTCTATGGCGACTGGCTCGAGCCTACAGGGATATGTATGACTCCACTGAAGACAAACAGGAGAAGAAGACCTATGCACAGCAGG GTCGAGATGAGGCAGAGCTGGCCCTGAAGAAGAATGGCCTGAATGCAGAGTGTCACAAATG GTTTGCCATGCTGGCTGGACTGACCTCACAGCATGAGAGCATGCATAGCAAGCTGAAGAGTAGCTGCATATTGAAG GAGCATCTGGACCGAGCACTGGCTCTCAGAGATGATGACCCCATGTGTTTCTACCTGCTTGGCAGATGGTGTTATCAG gtAGCCACTCTGGACTGGTTGGAAAAGAAGGCAGCTGCTGCCCACTACCAGAGCACCCCCACCTCCACCCTGCATGATGCCCTTGAGAGCTTCCTCAAG GCAGAGGAGCTCAGTCCAGGTATCTCCAAGACTGTGAGACTTTACATCGCCAAG TGTCACAAAGAGCTGGGGAACATCTCCGAAGCCACAAACTGGGCTGAGCTGGCTCTGAAGATGCCTAGAAATACTGAGAAT GATCAAGAAACATGTGAACTGGAGGCAGAGCTTCAGGACTTAACTGCCAGAAACAGCTGA
- the rmdn3 gene encoding regulator of microtubule dynamics protein 3 isoform X2: protein MARLVFVPERDVSIFQDALCVGPLRRLQSTEMEAQQQALAAVEAVVQGLSPEQQLELRNQLDQVLNCVASLRSEVAELRGGLQDIAWQIIQDVKKGVEDSQRVRRRRHAVHRERADSSSSTYFTASQGMASTCGETSEGGYSTAYAESDYTDRDTDREEGEQEPEQESEDEDRSCATVLTLRQDVSQEEELEERGLEDEEEEELMSEVPSGELALLLAQSDILHTGDASLKAEGFRLLMDNRAEYGDSREFLWRLARAYRDMYDSTEDKQEKKTYAQQGRDEAELALKKNGLNAECHKWFAMLAGLTSQHESMHSKLKSSCILKEHLDRALALRDDDPMCFYLLGRWCYQVATLDWLEKKAAAAHYQSTPTSTLHDALESFLKAEELSPGISKTVRLYIAKCHKELGNISEATNWAELALKMPRNTENDQETCELEAELQDLTARNS from the exons ATGGCCAGGCTAGTGTTTGTTCCAGAAAGGGACGTCTCCATTTTTCAGGATGCTCTATGTGTAGGACCTTTAAGGAGACTGCAGTCAACAG AGATGGAGGCCCAGCAGCAGGCTCTGGCAGCAGTGGAGGCTGTGGTTCAGGGACTTTCCCCAGAACAGCAACTGGAGCTGAGAAACCAGCTGGACCAAGTGCTAAACTGCGTGGCGTCTCTACGTTCAGAGGTAGCTGAGCTCAGGGGAGGTCTACAGGACATTGCCTGGCAGATCATTCAGGATGTCAA AAAGGGAGTGGAGGACAGCCAGCGTGTACGGCGGCGGCGTCATGCGGTCCACAGAGAGCGTGCCGACTCGTCCAGCTCTACCTACTTCACTGCCAGCCAGGGCATGGCCAGCACCTGTGGAGAGACCAGTGAAGGGGG GTACTCCACGGCCTATGCCGAATCAGACTACACTGATCGTGACACGGACAGAGAGGAGGGTGAGCAGGAGCCTGAGCAAGAGTCTGAGGATGAGGACAGGAGCTGTGCCACAGTCCTTACCCTCCGCCAGGATGTCTCCCAAGAGGAAGAGCTTGAAGAGAGGGGGctggaagatgaggaggaggaggagctaatGAGCGAGGTTCCCAGTGGGGAGCTGGCTCTCCTCCTGGCTCAGAGTGACATCCTCCACACAGGAGATGCCAGTTTAAAAGCAGAAGGCTTTCGACTACTAATGGACAACAGAGCAGAA TATGGAGACAGCAGGGAGTTTCTATGGCGACTGGCTCGAGCCTACAGGGATATGTATGACTCCACTGAAGACAAACAGGAGAAGAAGACCTATGCACAGCAGG GTCGAGATGAGGCAGAGCTGGCCCTGAAGAAGAATGGCCTGAATGCAGAGTGTCACAAATG GTTTGCCATGCTGGCTGGACTGACCTCACAGCATGAGAGCATGCATAGCAAGCTGAAGAGTAGCTGCATATTGAAG GAGCATCTGGACCGAGCACTGGCTCTCAGAGATGATGACCCCATGTGTTTCTACCTGCTTGGCAGATGGTGTTATCAG gtAGCCACTCTGGACTGGTTGGAAAAGAAGGCAGCTGCTGCCCACTACCAGAGCACCCCCACCTCCACCCTGCATGATGCCCTTGAGAGCTTCCTCAAG GCAGAGGAGCTCAGTCCAGGTATCTCCAAGACTGTGAGACTTTACATCGCCAAG TGTCACAAAGAGCTGGGGAACATCTCCGAAGCCACAAACTGGGCTGAGCTGGCTCTGAAGATGCCTAGAAATACTGAGAAT GATCAAGAAACATGTGAACTGGAGGCAGAGCTTCAGGACTTAACTGCCAGAAACAGCTGA